The following are encoded together in the Malaya genurostris strain Urasoe2022 chromosome 3, Malgen_1.1, whole genome shotgun sequence genome:
- the LOC131435683 gene encoding uncharacterized protein CG5098, which yields MSGHNPPHGRLGQPNSTWNPLQVPSYIPRQPQLAHMSSERSLARSPLTWHTPPTHQDQLYNFMTANHKTNLEINPMLPTFGRGSGMPLGSVDLSLSSASRSTPSPKGSNHQPPGPHGQQQHPSSMPPGIIPPVLGGPLMPDQNDHFHPKMVPGHGSQQQQPPHHLNMNHNRSPSANQSGGVIQSTAALKDRSGHGLMGSSAGVNSASGNTPTSCSFLGNSGSNSLVLGSGSAGGNGYYNMMSSNSSGNNNNACVGGGGGGNSINNRSLAGPAGGTAAPSSTMGGMVGDLSSMLPGGLHIKDTKQINNEVSGRNGKDNAPPNTDSSDLVKDIIMHAMQSTAVSVSPKQDSSMRLPAPPAQSPVRSRSPPMVNSSVDKSFPTISANVPSTPVGVKTADIKASSCSSSSSSTLVTPATPPVATEAINNDRTSPNQSITSSEDSADSNSSKSRRRRKPDRTNKMDSGELERMHDFLVGGDNCADKCDRIEGIDPMRPNIAVRNDIATLTLEGISSLSQGLASDNSHSPHITDLSDSTRIHLQNLSESNSDRVGASVKPPTVSSVISSVLSAAAAAMESARKDSESNSDDCETIDKIAAMISSTEIDTAPAPTAPKPTTDAIAELMKNDNESGSMNGPMDSQPLPPAKGSLTAESDKSQLSRNEADESYEEIENKLEEMFAGIEETSPSCSKTSPTTTTTEKKLSSPSKQSSEPTDILVQLSEKTEESAITDLRISSAEATEDSPEPSTSGTQKKVLTPATKKTVSGKASGNSGASPNKKKKILKKKPNQNKGTSFAAAEERAASFSSKFNKKSSAKGNGKKGNGSGSTASKNVKLKTSDCSGLIDPNGKHKGPFVQVKSDGSHVVINTPINEDDTEKAQNKTKKFTTSMNSTERSKIRGLHVSTLSTKYDADTTDTSWMCVFCKVGPHKTRLGDLFGPYIISTKSSEFEQSQTDEDFFNIKRTRDSLASKLTASGESSKMVCPPKSKKRKINDVTPGTSETTNSVAPGPIEDMFYGMIKAGDDSYEVWMHEECLVWAPGVHIVGTRIVGLEAAIWNCCRHQCRLCSLYGAMVSCLHRGCNEEAHVVCARKNNWKLGDEFKSCCAQHSNTNS from the exons ATGTCCGGACACAATCCACCCCATGGACGACTAGGCCAGCCGAATTCTACTTGGAATCCGTTACAG GTGCCCTCGTATATACCTCGGCAACCACAATTGGCCCACATGTCCAGTGAACGATCTCTGGCGAGATCTCCCTTAACATGGCATACGCCACCTACTCACCAGGATCAGCTTTACAATTTCATGACTGCAAATCACAAAACG AATCTAGAAATCAATCCCATGCTGCCAACATTCGGAAGAGGCTCCGGTATGCCACTAGGATCCGTTGATCTGTCTCTGTCATCGGCCTCTCGTAGCACACCATCCCCGAAGGGAAGTAATCATCAACCGCCAGGTCCACATGGTCAACAACAGCACCCTTCATCGATGCCACCTGGCATCATTCCACCCGTCCTCGGTGGACCCTTGATGCCAGATCAAAACGACCATTTTCATCCGAAAATGGTTCCAGGACATGGTTCGCAACAGCAGCAACCGCCGCATCATTTGAACAT GAATCACAATCGTTCTCCATCGGCGAACCAATCTGGAGGTGTTATACAGTCGACTGCTGCTCTGAAGGATCGTTCCGGGCACGGTTTGATGGGGAGCTCAGCCGGTGTTAACAGTGCTAGCGGAAACACACCGACATCGTGCAGTTTTCTCGGTAACAGCGGAAGCAACAGTCTAGTGCTAGGATCTGGCAGTGCCGGTGGTAATGGATATTACAACATGATGAGTAGCAACAGCAGTGGCAACAACAATAACGCTTgcgttggtggtggtggtggcggtAATAGTATTAACAACAGGTCACTTGCTGGTCCTGCAGGAGGTACGGCTGCTCCTTCCTCAACGATGGGAGGAATGGTTGGCGATTTGTCCTCGATGCTCCCTGGTGGATTGCATATCAAAGATACCAAGCAAATTAATAACGAAGTCAGCGGAAGAAATGGCAAGGATAAT GCCCCTCCGAACACTGATTCATCAGACTTGGTCAAAGATATAATAATGCATGCAATGCAAAGTACTGCAGTTTCTGTTTCACCCAAACAAG acTCATCAATGCGACTGCCAGCTCCTCCGGCTCAAAGCCCCGTGCGGAGTCGTAGCCCACCAATGGTCAATTCAAGTGTGGACAAATCTTTCCCGACGATTTCTGCGAATGTGCCATCTACACCTGTGGGGGTCAAAACGGCCGACATAAAAGCTAGTAGTTGTAGCAGTAGTAGTAGTTCAACGCTGGTCACACCAGCAACGCCGCCAGTAGCCACCGAGGCGATCAACAACGACCGAACGTCTCCTAATCAAAGCATAACTTCGAGTGAAGATTCGGCCGATTCTAATTCAAGCAAATCCCGAAGACGACGAAAGCCCGATCGAACCAATAAGATGGACTCGGGTGAGCTGGAGCGGATGCATGATTTTCTCGTCGGCGGTGATAATTGTGCAGATAAATGCGATCGAATCGAGGGAATAGATCCGATGAGGCCTAACATTGCGGTTCGGAATGATATTGCCACACTTACTCTCGAAGGAATTAGCAGTCTCAGCCAGGGACTTGCGAGTGATAATAGTCATAGCCCCCATATTACAGATCTGTCCGATAGTACGCGGATACACCTGCAAAATTTGAGCGAAAGCAATAGCGACCGTGTTGGTGCATCGGTTAAACCGCCCACAGTGAGCTCGGTAATCTCTAGTGTGCTGTCGGCTGCTGCGGCCGCTATGGAATCGGCTCGAAAGGACAGTGAATCGAACTCGGATGATTGTGAGACAATCGATAAAATAGCAGCAATGATATCCAGTACTGAAATCGACACTGCTCCAGCTCCAACCGCACCGAAACCGACGACGGATGCAATTGCTGAGCTTATGAAAAATGACAACGAAAGTGGCAGCATGAATGGTCCAATGGATAGTCAGCCTCTGCCGCCAGCCAAGGGTTCCTTAACTGCAGAAAGTGATAAATCGCAGTTATCTAGAAACGAAGCAGATGAAAGTTACGAAGAG ATTGAAAACAAGTTAGAGGAAATGTTTGCCGGAATCGAAGAAACTTCACCATCATGTTCGAAGACATcgcccaccaccaccaccaccgagaAGAAGCTGTCGTCACCGTCAAAGCAAAGCAGCGAACCCACGGATATTTTGGTACAATTATCTGAAAAAACCGAAGAATCTGCTATTACAGATCTCCGAATTTCTTCCGCTGAAGCTACCGAAGATTCACCCGAACCTAGTACCAGTGGAACGCAGAAAAAAGTTCTTACGCCGGCAACGAAAAAAACTGTTTCTGGAAAAGCTTCCGGCAATTCCGGAGCATCTccgaataaaaagaaaaaaatattaaagaaaAAACCTAACCAAAACAAGGGAACAAGTTTTGCTGCCGCTGAGGAAAGGGCTGCCTCGTTTAGCTCTAAGTTCAACAAGAAATCGTCGGCGAAGggtaatggaaaaaaaggaaatggTTCAGGTTCTACGGCTAGCAAAAATGTCAAGCTTAAGACGAGCGACTGTAGTGGTCTCATTGATCCCAATGGTAAACACAAAGGACCTTTTGTGCAGGTTAAATCCGACGGCAGTCATGTGGTGATAAACACCCCAATCAACGAGGACGACACCGAGAAGGCACAgaacaagactaagaaattcacGACTAGTATGAACAGTACGGAGAGAAGCAAAATTCGAGGCCTGCATGTGAGCACTCTAAGCACCAAGTACGATGCGGACACTACCGACACCAGTTGGATGTGTGTGTTCTGCAAGGTGGGACCGCACAAAACCCGTCTAGGGGATCTGTTCGGACCGTATATCATTAGTACCAAGTCAAGCGAGTTCGAGCAGAGTCAAACGGATGAAGATTTCTTTAATATTAAGCGGACACGAGACAGTCTCGCCTCGAAACTGACGGCCTCGGGGGAATCGTCTAAAATGGTGTGTCCG CCGaagtcgaaaaaaagaaaaatcaatGACGTCACACCCGGCACCAGTGAAACAACGAACTCAGTTGCCCCAGGACCGATAGAGGATATGTTCTACGGTATGATAAAGGCCGGCGATGATTCCTATGAGGTTTGGATGCACGAGGAATGTTTGGTTTGGGCTCCGGGAGTGCACATCGTCGGTACTCGGATCGTCGGTCTCGAAGCAGCTATTTGGAACTGCTGTCGGCATCAGTGTCGTCTTTGCTCGCTGTACGGAGCCATGGTGAGCTGCTTGCACCGAGGTTGCAACGAAGAAGCACACGTGGTTTGCGCACGGAAGAATAACTGGAAATTGGGTGATGAGTTCAAGTCGTGTTGTGCTCAGCACTCCAACACGAACTCCTGA